The Acidimicrobiia bacterium genome has a window encoding:
- a CDS encoding cytochrome c oxidase assembly protein, whose translation MYNLPPFESHIDVYLIAAIWCLVYAIAFIRLAPKLGRETRPSKFQLINHICAIVTFVVGSTWPVHDVSEKSMYFIHMLQHLAFINLMAIFIIFSVPSWLARYIFVRKYLLGVMRYCVRFLPATIIFNLLIILFHWPAFVDATLQSGLIHFLAHFAMVIGFIIVWMVILSPVPEIVRPTPLVQMIFLFLQSIVPTIPASFLTLGNKPLYKIYTQLPKLFGISALDDQRIAGLIMKIGQGLLIWGMIAVIWFSWSNEEKNRELRFSSEKENKL comes from the coding sequence ATGTATAACCTACCTCCTTTTGAGTCGCACATAGATGTATATTTAATCGCTGCCATTTGGTGTCTTGTATATGCAATTGCATTTATACGCTTAGCTCCTAAATTAGGAAGAGAAACACGTCCATCTAAATTCCAGTTAATAAACCATATATGCGCAATTGTAACTTTCGTTGTAGGCTCAACATGGCCAGTACATGATGTTAGCGAAAAATCTATGTACTTTATACATATGCTTCAACATTTAGCATTTATCAACTTAATGGCTATATTCATAATATTTTCTGTGCCTTCATGGTTAGCAAGATATATTTTTGTAAGAAAATATCTACTTGGAGTGATGAGGTATTGTGTTCGTTTTCTTCCTGCAACAATCATCTTTAATTTGCTAATCATCTTATTTCATTGGCCAGCCTTTGTAGATGCGACTTTGCAGTCGGGTTTGATTCATTTTCTTGCACATTTTGCGATGGTAATAGGATTTATAATCGTGTGGATGGTAATACTTTCACCAGTGCCAGAAATAGTACGACCTACACCTTTAGTGCAAATGATCTTTTTATTCTTACAGTCCATTGTCCCAACTATTCCAGCTTCATTCTTAACATTAGGCAATAAACCCTTGTATAAAATATATACTCAGCTTCCTAAATTATTCGGTATCTCCGCATTGGATGATCAGCGTATTGCTGGACTAATAATGAAGATAGGACAAGGTTTGCTAATTTGGGGAATGATAGCAGTCATCTGGTTTTCTTGGTCAAATGAGGAGAAGAACAGAGAATTACGATTTAGCAGTGAAAAAGAGAATAAACTATAG
- a CDS encoding cytochrome C oxidase subunit IV family protein, whose amino-acid sequence MSESQIQSTVQKEHTSPAQYVLVGGVLVGLTAMEISLYYMERHINRGILMVGLYGVAAIKFFLVAAFFMHLKDDAKVYKRWFILGGLTALTLFAAVLVSLSIQDHRFF is encoded by the coding sequence ATGTCTGAATCTCAAATTCAAAGTACAGTTCAAAAAGAGCACACATCCCCAGCTCAATATGTATTAGTTGGTGGAGTATTAGTAGGGCTTACTGCAATGGAAATCTCATTGTATTATATGGAAAGACATATAAATAGAGGTATATTGATGGTAGGACTATATGGAGTGGCAGCAATAAAGTTCTTTTTGGTCGCTGCATTCTTTATGCATCTTAAAGATGATGCAAAAGTATATAAAAGATGGTTTATTCTAGGTGGGCTTACAGCTCTTACATTATTTGCTGCTGTGCTCGTCTCATTATCAATACAAGATCATCGTTTTTTCTAA
- a CDS encoding heme-copper oxidase subunit III — MWIFLSSDFLFFGGFISAYLLYRGRNLELVDSALKLTGNSAKVLSDVVDIPFTSATSFILLMSSLTMVLSLAAIKRGDIRRSRVWLSSTVLFGTIFLGGQIYEFTQFAREGFTLTTNQSGSTFFVLTGLHGAHVALGIFWLLSLLSLSFQGKLNKEQAERVEIAGLYWHFVDVIWIVIFTIIYLTPVN, encoded by the coding sequence ATGTGGATATTCTTATCTTCTGACTTCTTGTTTTTCGGTGGTTTTATTTCTGCATATTTATTATATCGAGGTAGAAATTTAGAACTAGTAGATAGCGCTTTAAAGCTAACAGGAAATTCTGCAAAAGTGCTTTCTGATGTCGTAGATATTCCATTTACATCTGCAACTTCATTTATTTTGTTGATGAGTTCGTTAACGATGGTTTTATCTTTAGCAGCTATAAAAAGAGGGGACATTAGGAGATCTCGAGTTTGGTTAAGTTCAACAGTATTATTTGGTACTATATTCTTAGGTGGTCAAATTTATGAATTTACACAATTCGCTAGAGAAGGTTTTACCTTAACAACTAACCAATCTGGTTCTACATTCTTTGTTCTGACAGGTCTACATGGTGCTCACGTAGCATTAGGTATTTTCTGGTTATTGTCATTATTGAGTTTATCTTTTCAGGGTAAATTAAATAAAGAACAAGCTGAACGAGTAGAAATTGCTGGTCTATATTGGCACTTTGTTGATGTTATCTGGATTGTAATTTTTACTATTATCTACTTAACCCCAGTTAATTAA